The Thermodesulfobium sp. 4217-1 genome includes a region encoding these proteins:
- the pepV gene encoding dipeptidase PepV encodes MDYLSFVEGKKAEFLDDLKKILTYPSIMGEKVDGAPFGVEVRKCLDETLKIASRMGFKTFVVNDAVGVVEYGDSEDYVASLAHLDVVPVGDGWDSDPFVGRIEGDKIFARGTIDDKGPAIASLYSLYAIKELGAKIDKKIRLLFGTNEEEGSNDMPLYLAKEKPPIYAFSPDAEFPVIHSEKGMVFVRVSWKFDQKNDGVVVEEIVGGTKANVVPDKATAVLSNVDKEVVSNLIKEFEAQYPYKWNVQYDSKIRVQCQGISTHAAHPETGLNAVMGLIVFLSKLSLNSGVKNTFDWLAAYIDSETDAKKFGIFCEDKYGKLTFNVGIVDFKNSTLSLDINYRTPVTLDYDAINEKFVKIIGQTGAKIEFVLKDRPLFYPEDHFLVKTLLEIYRKHVNSTTPPLSIGGGTYSKHIPNTVSFGPLFEGKQDMCHEANEYASISDLITCSAIYAEAMVKLSVNK; translated from the coding sequence ATGGATTATTTATCGTTTGTGGAAGGAAAGAAAGCAGAATTTTTAGATGATTTAAAAAAAATTTTGACCTATCCGAGCATAATGGGAGAAAAGGTTGATGGGGCACCATTTGGTGTGGAAGTTAGAAAGTGTCTGGATGAAACTTTAAAGATTGCGAGCAGAATGGGATTTAAAACTTTTGTGGTAAATGATGCAGTAGGGGTAGTAGAATATGGTGACTCTGAAGATTACGTGGCATCTTTGGCGCACCTCGATGTAGTACCTGTTGGTGATGGTTGGGATAGCGATCCGTTTGTTGGTAGAATTGAAGGGGATAAAATATTCGCCAGAGGAACAATTGATGACAAAGGACCTGCCATTGCATCTCTTTATTCTTTATACGCAATAAAGGAATTGGGAGCCAAGATAGATAAGAAGATAAGGCTTTTGTTTGGCACCAATGAAGAAGAAGGTTCAAACGATATGCCACTTTATCTTGCAAAAGAAAAGCCCCCTATATATGCTTTTTCTCCAGATGCAGAGTTTCCCGTAATCCACTCTGAAAAGGGGATGGTCTTTGTTAGAGTTTCTTGGAAATTTGATCAAAAGAATGATGGAGTAGTTGTTGAAGAGATTGTTGGAGGCACAAAAGCTAATGTGGTACCAGATAAGGCAACTGCTGTTCTAAGCAATGTGGATAAAGAAGTAGTATCTAATTTAATAAAGGAATTTGAAGCACAATATCCTTATAAATGGAACGTTCAATACGATAGTAAGATACGTGTACAGTGTCAGGGAATAAGCACACATGCGGCACATCCAGAAACTGGTTTGAACGCCGTAATGGGTCTAATCGTATTTCTTTCTAAACTATCATTGAATTCAGGAGTGAAAAATACTTTTGATTGGCTTGCTGCCTACATCGATAGCGAGACAGATGCAAAAAAGTTTGGAATTTTCTGTGAGGACAAATACGGAAAGTTAACTTTCAATGTGGGAATTGTTGATTTTAAAAACAGCACTCTATCATTGGATATAAATTATAGGACTCCTGTAACTTTGGATTATGATGCAATTAATGAAAAATTTGTAAAAATTATTGGGCAGACAGGTGCCAAAATTGAATTTGTGTTAAAAGATAGACCGCTTTTCTACCCAGAGGATCATTTTCTGGTTAAAACTTTGTTAGAGATATATAGAAAGCATGTAAACTCCACTACGCCTCCACTTTCTATTGGTGGCGGTACATATTCAAAACACATACCAAACACTGTTTCTTTTGGACCACTCTTTGAAGGCAAGCAAGACATGTGTCATGAGGCGAATGAATATGCAAGTATTTCAGACTTAATTACGTGTTCTGCAATATATGCTGAAGCCATGGTGAAATTATCTGTTAATAAATAG
- a CDS encoding oligopeptide transporter, OPT family, with the protein MEERKKLNYLNVSGEDYVPYISADKVIPEFTITAIAIGVFLAILFGAADAYLGMKAGLTVSASIPAAVMSMGVLKGIFRRGTILENTIAQTIASAGEAIASGVIFTLPALFIWGYNPGLLELNTMALLGGILGVVLMVPLRKLLIVNEHHNLPYPEGTACAEVLVAGDQGGSSAKTVFWGIGIGALYQFLMDGLGLWNESPDWGIPGLKGAGIGFDTLPALLGVGFIIGPKASFYMFAGGILSWLVLMPLISYFGSGLTTPIYPSTVPIAQMGYWALWSTYIRYVGAGAVAVGGFITLIRSLPTILGSFDATIKGLSKNKGTNVVKDIRTQRDTPFLILLIIVGIIFFYTALTPQFNIGFLGSFLMLIFAFFFTTVSSRIVGIIGSSSNPVSGMTIGTIILVAVIFRLCGWVGDTAMVATLITGALVCISICVAGDTSQDLKTAFLVGGTPRAQQYGMIIGAVASSFVIGSVLVMLGHAYGFGTKDLPAPQAMLMALIIKGVIGGTMPWALVAIGGFVAIAAELLGISVLAFAVGMYLPIPTSAAIATGGFLHLILSKTVNNKEKLRAKIEEGVLLNSGLIAGGSLMGVILAFLVYENINISVNFTWGGFVNPISLLFYFLLAIGVYVYLMNKKVEVE; encoded by the coding sequence ATGGAAGAGAGAAAAAAGTTAAATTATCTTAATGTTTCAGGGGAAGACTACGTACCTTATATATCTGCAGATAAGGTTATTCCTGAGTTTACTATAACTGCTATTGCCATTGGTGTTTTTTTGGCGATATTATTCGGAGCTGCAGATGCGTATCTTGGAATGAAAGCAGGATTGACAGTTAGTGCGAGTATCCCTGCTGCAGTAATGTCTATGGGCGTTTTAAAGGGGATATTCAGAAGGGGTACTATTCTTGAAAATACTATTGCTCAGACAATTGCATCTGCAGGTGAAGCAATTGCATCAGGTGTAATATTTACATTGCCTGCTTTATTTATTTGGGGATACAATCCAGGTCTTTTAGAGCTTAATACTATGGCTCTATTGGGTGGCATCTTGGGCGTTGTTTTAATGGTGCCTCTTAGAAAGCTTTTGATAGTAAACGAACACCACAACTTGCCTTATCCAGAAGGCACAGCTTGTGCTGAGGTTTTGGTTGCTGGAGATCAAGGTGGAAGTAGCGCAAAAACTGTATTTTGGGGCATCGGAATTGGTGCATTGTACCAATTTCTAATGGATGGTTTAGGACTTTGGAACGAGAGCCCTGATTGGGGTATTCCTGGTCTAAAGGGAGCTGGTATCGGTTTTGATACGCTGCCTGCTCTTTTAGGTGTAGGATTTATTATCGGTCCTAAGGCATCTTTTTATATGTTTGCAGGCGGCATACTTAGCTGGCTTGTGTTAATGCCTTTGATTTCATATTTCGGTAGTGGTTTGACAACTCCAATTTATCCATCGACAGTGCCTATAGCTCAGATGGGTTATTGGGCTCTATGGAGCACATATATTCGTTACGTAGGTGCTGGAGCTGTTGCAGTGGGTGGCTTCATTACTCTTATAAGGTCCTTGCCTACTATACTTGGTTCTTTTGACGCTACAATCAAAGGTCTAAGCAAAAATAAGGGAACTAATGTTGTAAAAGACATTCGTACTCAAAGAGATACGCCATTTTTGATACTTCTCATTATTGTGGGTATCATATTTTTCTATACAGCTCTTACCCCTCAGTTTAACATTGGATTCTTAGGCTCGTTTCTTATGCTAATATTTGCTTTCTTCTTTACGACTGTGTCTTCTAGAATCGTAGGCATTATCGGTTCATCTAGCAACCCTGTGTCAGGTATGACGATAGGAACCATTATTTTGGTAGCTGTAATATTTAGGTTGTGCGGATGGGTCGGAGATACCGCAATGGTAGCAACCCTTATAACAGGCGCTCTTGTCTGTATTTCTATTTGTGTTGCTGGTGACACATCTCAAGACCTTAAAACTGCATTCCTAGTAGGTGGCACTCCAAGAGCACAGCAATATGGAATGATCATAGGCGCTGTTGCTTCATCGTTTGTAATCGGTTCAGTTTTAGTTATGCTTGGTCATGCATACGGTTTTGGTACGAAGGACTTGCCTGCACCTCAAGCTATGCTTATGGCTTTGATTATCAAAGGAGTAATCGGTGGCACTATGCCTTGGGCTCTCGTAGCTATAGGCGGTTTTGTCGCAATTGCTGCTGAGCTCTTAGGAATTTCTGTATTAGCTTTTGCTGTAGGAATGTATTTGCCAATTCCAACTTCTGCAGCAATTGCCACTGGTGGATTTTTGCATCTGATTCTTTCTAAGACAGTTAACAACAAAGAGAAGTTAAGAGCAAAGATAGAAGAAGGTGTTCTCTTGAATTCGGGATTAATAGCTGGCGGTTCTCTAATGGGCGTAATCCTTGCATTCTTGGTCTATGAAAATATTAATATTTCAGTTAACTTTACCTGGGGTGGCTTTGTGAATCCTATTTCTCTGCTATTCTATTTCCTCTTAGCTATCGGTGTTTATGTCTATTTGATGAACAAAAAAGTTGAGGTAGAGTAA
- a CDS encoding PqqD family protein, whose amino-acid sequence MFGFNKDKGNLLTMYPVKSVNVSDEMIDGQLRLTVYHAGFFRRIFEKWFPNYGKSFINLDKYGQFVWQHCDGNFTINDILINMQKQFDDNSEFALERLIVFIRILASNKLIKLMRTK is encoded by the coding sequence TTGTTTGGTTTTAATAAAGATAAAGGCAATCTTTTAACGATGTACCCTGTTAAAAGTGTAAATGTTTCAGATGAAATGATAGACGGGCAGCTTCGGCTGACCGTCTATCATGCTGGTTTCTTCCGTAGAATATTTGAGAAATGGTTTCCAAATTACGGAAAGAGCTTTATTAATTTAGATAAATACGGTCAATTTGTTTGGCAACACTGCGATGGAAATTTTACTATAAACGATATTCTAATTAATATGCAAAAACAATTTGATGACAATTCAGAATTTGCACTTGAAAGGCTTATTGTTTTTATTAGGATTCTTGCTAGCAATAAACTAATTAAGCTAATGAGAACAAAATGA
- a CDS encoding branched-chain amino acid aminotransferase, with translation MDIAYTLKNASERRNEQFRPEGQLSFGQLRTDHMFLIDYENSNWKNPRVVPYSNIPIAPGAISIHYGQSLFEGAKAFMHDDGEIYTFRIDKNAKRLNVSADILCMPSLDEETQMKGVHALIDVDRLWFPLQEGASLYIRPFMFATEDSLGVHPSGKYIFCVILSPSGAYYPAGFTKPIKLLITKKFHRAVSGGTGAAKASGNYAASLKAGEFAKKFGASQVLFLDSENKYIEEAGAMNHFHVEKDGTVVIPEFTDTILKSITSESIIELQKEIGLKVVQRRVPLDEFIESVKSGDIVEAGGFGTAAVISSVGEYVFEDGSSITVGDGKVGKFAKQIYEYYVGVQTGKIKGPNGWLKKVERNSLG, from the coding sequence GTGGATATCGCTTATACCTTGAAAAACGCATCTGAGAGAAGAAATGAACAGTTTAGGCCTGAAGGGCAGCTTTCTTTTGGTCAATTGAGAACGGATCATATGTTTTTGATTGATTATGAAAATTCAAATTGGAAAAACCCAAGAGTTGTGCCATATTCAAATATTCCGATTGCTCCTGGCGCTATATCAATACACTATGGACAGTCCCTTTTCGAAGGCGCAAAGGCTTTTATGCATGACGATGGTGAAATATATACATTTAGAATCGATAAGAATGCTAAAAGGTTAAATGTTTCAGCTGATATACTGTGTATGCCATCCCTTGATGAAGAGACTCAAATGAAAGGTGTCCATGCCCTAATAGATGTTGACAGACTGTGGTTTCCTCTGCAAGAGGGTGCATCACTCTATATAAGACCTTTTATGTTCGCAACAGAAGATTCTTTGGGGGTTCATCCATCTGGTAAATATATTTTTTGTGTAATACTTTCACCAAGCGGTGCTTATTATCCTGCTGGTTTTACAAAGCCAATAAAGCTTCTAATCACCAAAAAATTTCATAGAGCTGTAAGCGGGGGCACTGGTGCTGCAAAAGCTTCGGGCAACTATGCCGCTTCTTTGAAGGCTGGAGAATTTGCAAAAAAATTTGGTGCTAGTCAGGTGCTATTCCTTGATTCAGAAAACAAATATATTGAAGAGGCTGGAGCCATGAATCATTTTCACGTTGAAAAGGATGGAACGGTGGTTATACCAGAATTTACCGATACCATATTGAAGAGCATTACCTCTGAATCAATAATTGAGTTGCAAAAGGAAATAGGCCTGAAGGTTGTTCAAAGGAGAGTACCTCTTGATGAATTTATTGAAAGTGTGAAATCTGGAGATATTGTAGAAGCGGGTGGATTTGGTACTGCAGCAGTAATATCATCTGTGGGAGAATACGTCTTCGAAGACGGTTCATCAATTACAGTTGGAGATGGAAAAGTAGGCAAATTTGCTAAACAAATATATGAATATTATGTAGGAGTACAAACTGGCAAAATAAAAGGTCCTAATGGCTGGTTGAAAAAGGTTGAGAGAAATAGTCTTGGTTAA
- a CDS encoding UvrD-helicase domain-containing protein, with amino-acid sequence MGDERVRLSSLQRDDELTFPHFYVVSASAGSGKTYTLSIRFCQFLLSTNISNNALPNIIALTFTKNAANEMKQRILEWLKKINLGLLNEPDKKNLTALLYDSLEDIMLHSEKAIDLIFENFSEFQVSTIDSFMAKIFRVLPFETNILANNIKIDSDEIFDFAIDRLIQEIEFQKLEEYLRINETNNIINFNPKEEIKKNLLDLLNLENKKLGYFKENKNIEPSINEVKRLMKYLASLAEQGLKKGLALNGKIHEEKFIKLIDKLNNPEINIVGIIRKIYKSFPFNKEKSDIYSHLKKEWDASVHLIYGYLPILCQVKYQQYINLFTEFKSVLQGCYNELGSIYIGNINKLIFENLDNNNIIKVQFCLGSHIYHMMIDEFQDTDEVQWGCLKRFCDDLMTRNGSMFAVGDIKQSIYSFRGADYKIMKETIDKPMKNTYLLNLENNFRSDGVLIESIRKFFQEDIFDQVSTANNLSGLSDYLQFPLEERSDLGFFKTQVAFFDNTGSDDGLEDGLDDDYDLRTKLLNLLSDLNKRFKLSDIAILTRSNSQVNEISSWLLEGGYSIVSESSLDIRDRKIIQEIISLLKFIESPADNLNFSTFLLSKVMEKILLSEGISLNEIREFLFINRDKNIYTAFKDNYIEIWNKYLREIYLKSGYIPIYNLLILIFSTFKISFNFPEESAYLVKFLEIVTEIESSGYVDINNLLQAVEREKTDVFKVEISGFGDAIRLMTIHKAKGLEFPVVINIVDAESSFGISGKNRSISNLFVLNEDDIRKTGAPTNESLSLLHITKDLSEKNDLLGEVFYNEEVNCMIDDLNLLYVAMTRARHELYNFLCFRKEKTLENVRKLVKEIGSINNFINTSSKNARLTCLTFAQSFLRDPLREEKNWKKEDIESIRRGVLIHKILEQIKFREDLVNLDKIIQIYKKDVELFDEEVMQKIFDVVSNEKFQRYFSNESKIYTEVDFVDKRGRVFRIDRLVVDRDTIYVVDYKTGIKEYYKNLEKEKYYKQIRQYMKIIYDVYKKDTIGVILDIDNLSEEIVYKND; translated from the coding sequence TTGGGGGATGAAAGAGTAAGATTATCTAGTTTGCAGCGCGATGATGAGTTAACATTTCCGCATTTTTATGTGGTAAGCGCATCAGCTGGTTCTGGCAAAACCTATACTTTAAGTATACGGTTTTGCCAGTTTTTGTTATCAACAAATATATCGAATAACGCTCTGCCAAATATAATAGCTTTGACTTTTACAAAAAATGCTGCAAACGAAATGAAACAGAGGATATTGGAATGGCTTAAGAAAATTAATTTAGGTTTATTAAATGAGCCAGATAAAAAAAACTTAACTGCTCTATTGTATGATTCTTTGGAAGATATAATGCTTCATTCTGAAAAAGCAATTGATCTGATTTTTGAAAATTTTAGTGAGTTTCAAGTAAGCACAATTGATAGTTTTATGGCAAAGATTTTTAGAGTTCTACCATTTGAAACAAACATTTTGGCGAACAATATAAAAATTGATAGTGATGAGATATTTGATTTTGCTATTGATAGGCTTATCCAAGAAATTGAATTTCAAAAGTTAGAAGAATACTTAAGGATTAATGAGACAAACAATATTATTAATTTCAATCCAAAAGAAGAAATAAAAAAAAATCTGTTAGATCTCTTGAATTTAGAGAATAAAAAATTAGGATACTTTAAGGAAAATAAGAATATTGAACCATCGATAAATGAAGTAAAAAGACTAATGAAATACTTGGCATCTTTAGCCGAACAAGGTCTGAAAAAGGGTTTGGCATTAAATGGGAAAATTCATGAAGAAAAATTTATAAAGCTTATTGATAAATTAAACAATCCTGAAATAAATATTGTGGGTATTATTAGGAAAATCTATAAAAGCTTTCCATTTAATAAAGAGAAAAGCGATATTTATAGTCATCTAAAGAAGGAATGGGACGCATCTGTTCATCTAATTTACGGATATTTACCCATTTTATGCCAGGTAAAATATCAGCAATATATAAACTTGTTTACTGAATTTAAGTCAGTCCTTCAAGGTTGCTACAATGAACTTGGGTCAATTTATATTGGCAACATAAACAAACTAATATTTGAAAATCTTGATAATAATAACATAATTAAAGTTCAGTTCTGTTTGGGAAGTCATATCTATCATATGATGATAGATGAATTTCAAGACACAGACGAGGTGCAATGGGGGTGCTTAAAGAGATTTTGTGACGATCTAATGACAAGAAACGGCTCTATGTTTGCAGTAGGTGACATTAAACAATCAATTTATAGCTTTAGAGGCGCAGATTACAAGATTATGAAAGAAACAATAGATAAGCCAATGAAAAATACCTATCTCTTAAATTTAGAAAATAACTTTAGAAGCGATGGCGTACTAATTGAAAGTATTAGAAAATTTTTTCAAGAAGACATATTTGATCAAGTATCTACTGCGAATAACCTCTCAGGCTTAAGCGATTATTTGCAGTTTCCCTTAGAAGAAAGAAGCGATTTAGGTTTTTTCAAGACTCAGGTTGCATTTTTTGACAACACAGGAAGCGATGATGGCTTGGAAGATGGGCTTGATGACGATTACGATTTGAGGACAAAATTGCTAAATTTGTTGTCTGATTTAAATAAAAGATTTAAATTAAGCGATATTGCAATACTGACCCGATCAAATTCTCAGGTAAATGAAATTTCATCCTGGCTTTTGGAGGGTGGTTATAGCATTGTTTCAGAAAGCTCATTGGACATTAGAGATAGAAAGATAATTCAAGAGATTATATCACTGTTAAAATTTATCGAGTCTCCTGCTGATAATTTAAATTTTTCTACCTTTTTACTTAGTAAAGTAATGGAAAAGATCCTTCTTAGCGAAGGCATATCCCTAAACGAGATAAGAGAATTTCTATTTATCAATCGAGATAAGAATATATATACTGCTTTTAAGGATAATTATATCGAAATTTGGAATAAATACTTAAGAGAAATATATCTCAAATCAGGATATATCCCCATTTATAACTTGCTTATTTTGATATTTTCTACCTTCAAAATTTCATTTAATTTTCCAGAGGAATCAGCATATTTAGTAAAATTCTTAGAAATTGTTACCGAGATTGAATCTTCAGGTTATGTGGATATAAACAATTTGTTGCAGGCTGTTGAAAGGGAGAAGACCGATGTTTTCAAAGTGGAGATTTCTGGTTTCGGTGATGCTATTAGGCTAATGACTATTCACAAGGCTAAGGGGTTAGAATTTCCAGTAGTTATAAACATTGTAGATGCTGAAAGCAGTTTTGGCATTTCTGGAAAAAATAGATCTATTTCTAACCTTTTTGTGTTAAATGAAGATGATATTCGTAAGACTGGTGCTCCTACTAATGAGAGTCTTTCTTTGTTACATATTACTAAAGACCTTTCAGAAAAAAACGATCTTCTGGGGGAGGTTTTTTATAATGAGGAAGTTAATTGTATGATAGACGACTTGAATCTTTTATATGTGGCTATGACAAGGGCAAGGCACGAGCTTTATAACTTTTTGTGTTTTAGAAAAGAGAAAACCCTTGAAAATGTGAGAAAGCTTGTAAAAGAAATTGGGAGTATAAATAATTTTATCAATACTTCTTCAAAGAATGCAAGGCTTACTTGTTTAACCTTTGCTCAATCCTTTCTTAGGGATCCATTGAGGGAAGAAAAAAATTGGAAGAAGGAAGATATAGAAAGCATAAGAAGGGGTGTCTTGATTCATAAGATTTTAGAACAAATAAAGTTTAGAGAAGATTTAGTTAATTTAGATAAAATAATTCAAATTTATAAAAAAGATGTTGAACTTTTTGATGAAGAAGTTATGCAAAAAATTTTTGATGTGGTTTCAAAT